Proteins encoded within one genomic window of Bacillus sp. 1NLA3E:
- a CDS encoding response regulator transcription factor, whose protein sequence is MKKILIVEDDAKIAELIHTYLERYGYQGKIVNEFDQVLNQFQQFQPHLVLLDINLPTFDGYYWCRQIRTVSTCPIIFISARSGDMDQVMALENGGDDYISKPFHYEVVMAKIRSHLRRVYGEYAPKFAERTVELEGLILYPERLEITLEGRTSILTKKEADLLEMFLNSYPRIMSRNKILEKLWDDQVYVDDNTVSVNMTRLRKKLAELGIEDAIETVRGAGYRLSQTWKKGAV, encoded by the coding sequence GTGAAAAAGATCTTGATAGTCGAAGATGATGCCAAGATTGCTGAACTAATTCATACGTATCTTGAAAGGTACGGTTATCAAGGTAAAATTGTAAATGAATTTGACCAAGTGCTTAATCAATTTCAGCAATTTCAACCGCATCTGGTTTTATTAGATATTAATCTGCCTACTTTTGACGGTTATTACTGGTGCCGACAAATTCGAACCGTGTCAACCTGCCCGATTATTTTCATCTCAGCCCGAAGCGGGGATATGGACCAAGTTATGGCATTAGAAAATGGTGGGGATGATTACATATCAAAACCTTTTCATTATGAAGTGGTGATGGCAAAGATTCGCAGTCATTTACGCCGTGTATATGGGGAGTACGCACCAAAATTTGCTGAGCGTACAGTTGAGCTGGAAGGACTTATTCTATATCCTGAACGATTGGAAATAACCTTAGAGGGAAGAACCTCCATTTTAACAAAAAAAGAAGCGGATCTTTTGGAGATGTTTTTGAATAGTTACCCAAGGATAATGAGCCGTAATAAAATATTAGAAAAATTATGGGACGACCAGGTTTATGTCGATGACAATACTGTCAGTGTGAATATGACAAGGCTGAGAAAAAAATTAGCTGAACTTGGAATTGAAGATGCGATTGAAACTGTTCGGGGCGCAGGTTATCGCTTAAGCCAAACATGGAAAAAGGGAGCTGTATGA
- a CDS encoding aldo/keto reductase has protein sequence MEKLMRLGKTDLMVNPIGLGTNAVGGHNLFPNLDEKAGRDLVRTGLAHGVNFLDTAFIYGPKRSEEIIGEVVKETGNRSDIVIATKAAHKMVGNDVLIDNSPAFLKQSVEEGLKRLQTDYIDLFYIHFPDQDTPKDEAVGALKQLKDEGKIRAIGVSNFSIDQLIEANKDGYVDVYQGEYNLLNRDAEKELFPYVIEKGISFVPYFPLASGLLTGKYDLNTNLAEKRGKFFQKEIYEQTIRKVDQIRDIAKARDAEVAHVVLAWYLTRESIDVVIPGAKKAEQVLHNLKTLAVHLSKEEIQQIDRIFQ, from the coding sequence ATGGAAAAACTAATGCGTTTAGGTAAAACCGATTTAATGGTCAATCCGATTGGTTTAGGAACCAATGCTGTTGGAGGTCACAACTTATTTCCAAACCTTGATGAAAAAGCAGGACGTGATTTAGTTAGGACAGGGTTGGCTCACGGGGTTAATTTTTTAGATACAGCGTTCATCTATGGTCCAAAGCGTTCAGAAGAAATCATTGGTGAAGTTGTAAAAGAAACAGGGAATCGTTCAGATATTGTCATCGCCACTAAAGCTGCTCATAAAATGGTTGGGAATGATGTTTTAATTGATAATTCGCCAGCTTTCTTAAAACAATCAGTGGAAGAGGGTTTGAAACGGCTGCAAACGGACTATATTGATTTATTCTACATCCATTTTCCTGATCAAGATACGCCAAAGGATGAAGCGGTGGGGGCATTAAAGCAATTAAAAGATGAAGGGAAGATTCGTGCAATCGGTGTATCTAATTTTTCCATTGATCAGTTAATAGAAGCGAATAAAGATGGCTACGTCGATGTTTATCAGGGCGAGTATAACTTATTAAACAGAGATGCTGAGAAGGAATTGTTCCCTTATGTAATTGAAAAAGGTATTTCATTTGTGCCATATTTTCCGTTAGCCTCCGGATTATTAACAGGTAAATATGACTTAAACACCAATTTGGCTGAAAAGCGTGGGAAATTCTTTCAAAAAGAAATCTATGAACAAACGATTCGAAAAGTAGACCAAATTAGAGATATAGCTAAAGCAAGGGATGCAGAAGTGGCCCACGTTGTCCTAGCATGGTATTTAACACGCGAATCCATTGATGTCGTCATACCAGGAGCAAAAAAAGCCGAACAAGTCCTACATAATCTTAAAACTTTAGCTGTTCATTTATCAAAAGAAGAAATTCAACAAATAGACCGGATTTTTCAATAG
- a CDS encoding FtsX-like permease family protein, translating to MTFRQFAFNNVARNKRVYIGHFLSSTFAVIIFFTFGLIAYHPALEGNITEVNATMNTLGKGGFQVSQYIIYIFSIFFILYSVSSFLKKRKKEFGILMILGLSPRQFTRLVFYENIIIGALATVVGIGVGLIFSKLILLISASVLTLEKGLPFYFPAKAITTTGISFMLLFVLISFFTSKTVRVSKLVDLIKSEEKPKPAPRASIWLAVFAVILIMAGYLVVFYFALALNKMSSTEMFSYMAVVVGLVVLGTYFLFTQLSVYFLKAMKQRDRLFFKKTNILSISELVYRIKDNAITFFLVAVISAVAFTAIGTSSAVGEVLLHQLDLTYAIKYDSTVKNDLEQKHLIEIKKELEKEKIPYTLISTSYQVLNQNVMKLSEYNNYAKKLGYKPSLLENENEAIVIQGLSSAGGPKKGEAVQLKQGLNKVQIRKVISNRYFANYMPCFVIADSLYTEMLKVSNDKNNQDLTEHHRYGFLIKDWKGTHDLAEKLSANIDSKAEHPDYFVSFLPIQWQYLKQFNGIFSILTVLVGIVFFVFASSFLYFRLFTDLEKDQEKYRMLSKLGLSKKELNRVVTREMGVLFFLPFIVAVIHSSVAFVALQQLVGRAVGNISLTQNFEFVLVSFLIFHLVYFFIMRRSYLKQLYRAIF from the coding sequence ATGACTTTTCGACAGTTCGCATTTAACAATGTTGCAAGAAACAAACGTGTCTACATAGGGCATTTCCTTAGCAGTACCTTCGCGGTAATTATTTTTTTCACCTTCGGATTGATCGCTTATCACCCAGCATTAGAGGGGAATATTACTGAGGTTAACGCAACGATGAACACGTTGGGTAAAGGTGGATTCCAAGTTTCACAGTACATTATCTACATTTTTTCGATCTTCTTTATCTTATATTCTGTCAGTTCATTTTTGAAAAAAAGAAAGAAGGAATTTGGGATCCTTATGATCCTTGGCTTGTCTCCAAGGCAATTCACTCGCCTTGTATTTTATGAAAATATTATCATTGGAGCGCTAGCGACAGTTGTAGGCATCGGAGTTGGCTTGATTTTTTCAAAATTGATTTTACTAATTAGCGCATCGGTACTAACCTTAGAAAAAGGATTACCATTTTACTTCCCAGCCAAGGCGATCACCACAACAGGAATCAGTTTTATGCTTTTGTTTGTATTGATATCGTTCTTTACCTCTAAAACGGTGAGGGTATCGAAACTCGTGGATTTGATTAAGTCAGAAGAAAAGCCAAAACCGGCACCGCGGGCATCGATTTGGTTAGCGGTGTTTGCGGTAATCCTCATTATGGCTGGATACCTTGTAGTATTTTACTTTGCTTTGGCTTTGAACAAAATGTCTTCTACCGAAATGTTTAGTTATATGGCTGTTGTGGTGGGCTTAGTTGTCTTAGGGACTTACTTTTTATTTACCCAATTAAGTGTTTATTTTTTAAAAGCAATGAAACAAAGAGATCGTCTGTTTTTCAAGAAAACAAATATCCTTTCCATCTCGGAACTTGTGTATCGAATAAAGGACAATGCCATTACATTCTTTTTAGTCGCGGTTATTTCGGCCGTTGCGTTTACAGCGATTGGCACTTCATCAGCGGTTGGGGAGGTATTGTTGCATCAACTAGACCTTACCTATGCAATAAAATACGATTCAACCGTAAAAAATGATCTTGAACAAAAGCACCTTATAGAAATTAAGAAAGAGCTTGAAAAGGAAAAGATTCCATATACGCTCATTTCTACCTCTTACCAAGTACTTAACCAGAACGTGATGAAATTGTCAGAGTACAACAACTATGCAAAGAAGCTGGGTTACAAACCATCGTTGTTAGAAAATGAAAATGAAGCAATTGTCATCCAGGGATTAAGTTCTGCTGGAGGACCAAAAAAGGGGGAGGCAGTACAACTGAAACAAGGGCTAAATAAAGTACAAATTCGAAAGGTCATCTCGAACAGGTACTTTGCCAATTATATGCCTTGTTTCGTTATTGCTGATTCTTTGTATACTGAGATGCTTAAGGTTTCTAATGATAAAAATAACCAAGACTTAACAGAACATCATCGTTATGGGTTTCTCATTAAAGATTGGAAAGGAACTCATGATCTAGCTGAAAAACTAAGTGCTAATATAGACTCTAAAGCGGAACATCCAGATTATTTTGTTTCTTTTTTACCTATACAGTGGCAATATTTAAAGCAGTTTAACGGAATTTTTTCAATTTTGACTGTCCTGGTTGGGATTGTATTCTTCGTTTTCGCATCAAGTTTTCTCTATTTTCGATTATTTACTGATTTAGAAAAGGATCAGGAGAAATACCGAATGTTATCAAAGCTTGGTTTAAGTAAGAAGGAATTAAATCGGGTCGTAACACGTGAAATGGGCGTTCTGTTCTTTCTTCCATTTATTGTTGCTGTCATTCATAGCAGTGTTGCCTTTGTGGCGTTGCAGCAATTAGTTGGGCGAGCGGTCGGGAATATATCCCTTACTCAAAACTTTGAATTTGTCCTAGTTAGTTTTTTAATTTTTCATCTTGTCTACTTTTTCATTATGAGAAGATCGTACTTAAAACAGTTATACAGAGCAATCTTTTAG
- a CDS encoding CBO0543 family protein, translating to MKDRTILNLMTIAGVGGSIFFLLRRKGDLKDWFLIYLLKTLVSTIIDGPVIRTKYLQYPHRYFPKLFDSNIVFLYILFPLSCVIYNQLTDKMRPLKTFLSVFLFSGPLTLFENWLEKNTDLVKYHKGWNSYITFGVYSFTFLLVKGCIEGIRFLDTKIHNPSIASE from the coding sequence ATGAAGGACAGAACGATATTGAACTTAATGACTATAGCTGGGGTTGGCGGCAGCATATTTTTTTTATTACGAAGAAAAGGGGATTTAAAGGACTGGTTTCTAATTTATTTGTTAAAAACTTTAGTTTCTACAATAATTGATGGACCAGTAATAAGGACAAAATATTTGCAATATCCACATCGCTACTTCCCTAAATTATTTGATTCCAACATTGTGTTTTTATATATATTGTTCCCTTTATCATGTGTTATATATAATCAATTAACTGATAAGATGAGGCCATTAAAAACATTTTTGAGTGTTTTCCTTTTTAGCGGTCCGTTGACACTTTTTGAAAATTGGCTTGAAAAAAATACGGATTTAGTCAAATATCATAAGGGCTGGAATAGCTATATTACATTTGGTGTTTATTCGTTTACTTTTTTGCTTGTTAAAGGATGCATTGAGGGAATTCGTTTTTTAGATACAAAAATTCACAATCCTTCAATTGCTTCAGAATAA
- a CDS encoding sensor histidine kinase: MRLFFRQHFPLITFSLLQIALVILVFWFSGFKNIMIIGYAVFLGACVLIAYLVYRFVSQSSFYDKLTKPPKNLEESITITGHTPLAEAMDNFIVNQYRQYQDQLAKWEVKQQDRIIFMNQWVHQMKTPLSVIELIIQGEDDPRFESIAEETLRLRKGLEMALYTSRLDTFTEDFYVEEMTLFDVIDKVITENKQFFIRNYVYPELKVDRTLKIRTDAKWLRFVLDQLLTNAIKYSAGTRQKITITSFAKNNAVYLEIKDRGVGIPDTDLPRVFQPFFTGENGRIFKESTGMGLFLVKEVLEKLNHEITIESEVGKGTTVRIIFARMNDVH, from the coding sequence ATGAGGTTATTTTTCCGTCAACACTTCCCACTGATCACCTTCTCACTGCTCCAAATCGCGCTGGTTATCTTAGTTTTCTGGTTTAGCGGTTTTAAAAATATCATGATTATTGGTTACGCTGTTTTCCTAGGGGCTTGTGTACTTATTGCCTATCTTGTTTATCGTTTTGTAAGCCAGTCCTCTTTCTATGACAAGCTAACAAAACCTCCTAAAAATTTAGAGGAATCGATTACCATAACCGGCCATACCCCGCTTGCAGAAGCAATGGATAATTTTATCGTTAACCAGTACCGTCAATATCAAGACCAATTGGCGAAATGGGAGGTGAAGCAACAAGATCGGATTATCTTTATGAATCAATGGGTTCATCAAATGAAGACGCCACTATCTGTGATCGAGTTAATTATCCAAGGTGAAGATGATCCACGTTTTGAAAGCATTGCAGAAGAAACGCTCAGGTTGCGAAAAGGTTTAGAAATGGCCCTGTATACCTCCCGATTAGATACATTTACTGAAGACTTTTATGTGGAAGAGATGACTCTGTTCGATGTCATTGATAAGGTAATAACTGAAAACAAACAATTTTTTATCCGAAACTATGTGTATCCAGAATTGAAAGTAGACCGTACTTTAAAAATTAGAACGGATGCCAAATGGCTCCGATTTGTGCTGGATCAATTATTAACCAATGCAATTAAATATTCTGCGGGAACTCGACAGAAGATAACCATTACTTCTTTTGCGAAAAATAATGCAGTTTATCTTGAAATAAAGGATCGGGGTGTAGGAATTCCAGATACCGATTTACCCCGCGTATTTCAACCATTTTTCACCGGGGAAAATGGCCGAATTTTTAAGGAATCAACAGGAATGGGTTTATTTTTAGTGAAAGAAGTACTGGAAAAACTAAATCATGAAATTACGATCGAGTCTGAGGTAGGAAAGGGGACGACCGTTCGGATTATTTTCGCCCGAATGAATGATGTTCATTGA
- a CDS encoding ABC transporter ATP-binding protein, with protein sequence MEILKVQKLTKIYNGKVSYTALGGINLTIKKGEFVGIMGPSGSGKTTLLNVISTIDTPTSGQVLINGENPHTLKPEQLAAFRRQQLGFVFQSFNLLPTLTVKENILLPLTLDGTNLAEMNRKLDDIAIKLGITEILNKRTYEISGGQAQRTAIARATIHRPQLLLADEPTGNLDSKSARDVMELLKKLNKEETTMMLVTHDPMAASYCSRVIFIKDGELYNEIYNGDNRQVFYQKIINVLSLLGGDTHDFSTVRI encoded by the coding sequence ATGGAGATTCTTAAGGTTCAAAAACTAACGAAAATTTACAATGGCAAGGTTTCATATACAGCATTAGGTGGAATCAATCTCACAATAAAAAAAGGTGAATTTGTCGGGATCATGGGGCCATCAGGAAGCGGAAAAACGACGTTGCTAAATGTCATTTCAACAATTGATACACCAACATCGGGACAAGTTCTAATTAATGGAGAGAACCCACATACATTAAAGCCAGAACAACTCGCAGCATTTCGGAGACAGCAATTAGGATTTGTATTTCAGTCATTTAATCTATTACCAACGCTTACCGTTAAAGAAAACATCCTATTACCATTAACTTTGGATGGCACAAACCTGGCCGAAATGAACCGAAAGCTTGATGACATTGCTATCAAGTTAGGAATCACTGAGATCCTTAATAAACGAACATATGAAATATCCGGAGGGCAAGCGCAGCGGACTGCGATTGCTCGGGCAACGATCCACCGTCCGCAGCTATTACTAGCCGATGAACCGACTGGGAATTTAGATTCAAAGTCTGCACGGGATGTAATGGAACTGTTAAAAAAGCTTAACAAAGAGGAAACAACGATGATGCTTGTTACCCATGATCCTATGGCTGCAAGCTACTGTAGCCGTGTCATCTTTATTAAGGACGGGGAACTCTATAACGAGATTTATAACGGGGATAACCGACAAGTGTTTTATCAAAAAATCATCAATGTCCTATCGCTGCTGGGAGGGGATACCCATGACTTTTCGACAGTTCGCATTTAA